From one Babylonia areolata isolate BAREFJ2019XMU chromosome 35, ASM4173473v1, whole genome shotgun sequence genomic stretch:
- the LOC143278155 gene encoding transcription initiation factor IIA subunit 2-like codes for MSYQLYRNTTLGHTLQESLDELIQMGQISPQLALKVLLQFDKAINTALSQRVKSKVTFKGKLNTYRFCDNVWTFVLNNVEFREAPAAELATVEKVKIVACDGKSENKS; via the exons ATGAGTTATCAGTTGTACAGAAATACGACCCTTGGTCACACGTTGCAAGAGAGTCTTGATGAATTGATTCAG ATGGGACAGATCTCCCCCCAGCTGGCTCTGAAGGTCCTGCTGCAGTTTGACAAAGCCATCAACACGGCTCTGTCCCAGCGGGTCAAGTCCAAGGTCACCTTCAAG GGAAAACTGAACACTTACCGATTCTGCGACAACGTGTGGACCTTTGTCCTCAACAACGTGGAATTCCGGGAGGCGCCAGCTGCTGAGCTGGCCACCGTGGAGAAAGTGAAGATTGTGGCCTGCGATGGGAAGAGCGA gaataaATCCTGA